A stretch of Lactuca sativa cultivar Salinas chromosome 6, Lsat_Salinas_v11, whole genome shotgun sequence DNA encodes these proteins:
- the LOC111887495 gene encoding 54S ribosomal protein L51, mitochondrial, whose amino-acid sequence MSQRGVWQLQKLTVSYCNWGGSSRGIRAFMESHLPAFKENNPQLEVVTELNRGQHPFLKGSYKNKNERVVSVMNMTPEDVLLCATRLRNSLGRKVVKLKTRHVTKHPSVQGTWTTDLQI is encoded by the exons ATGTCACAACGAGGTGTTTGGCAGCTTCAAAAGCTTACAGTGAGCTACTGTAATTGGGGTGGAAGTAGTAGGGGAATTAG GGCATTTATGGAATCTCACTTGCCAGCATTTAAAGAAAACAACCCTCAACTAGAGGTGGTTACCGAGCTTAACCGTGGTCAACACCCATTTCTAAAGGGATCATATA AGAACAAGAATGAGCGTGTTGTATCTGTGATGAACATGACTCCAGAAGATGTATTGCTTTGTGCAACAAGGCTTAGAAATTCACTTGGAAGAAAGGTGGTGAAGTTGAAGACTAGGCATGTTACCAAACACCCCAGTGTACAAGGAACATGGACCACAGACTTGCAGATTTGA